The DNA region ACATCCTGAGATGCACAGAAGTTTTTACACTTCTTTCTCACATGTGATTAACATTGCTTGCCATGAACAAATACGCCAGTGAGTTCAGATTTGTTTACACCTGTTTATAGTTGTCCAAAAATGAATCTATTTTTAATACTTTTATCTAATTCTTGTGGGTTTTTACTAGATCTGCTGTTTAGCGTATTTGGGGAACAGGGTATGAAATGTAGAACTACAAAGCACCAACATGAGATTGAAACtatcacattttgttttgttattacgtatgatacatacatacatacatacatacatacatacatacatagatacacacacacatacatacatacatacataaatacacacacatacatacatacatacatacatacatacatacatacatacatacatacatacatacatacatatatatagcttCAACAGATGATCTGCCACAAAACTCTTGCAATGTCATAATCGCACATATTCCAGTGATCTCTGCACTTACACTGTTATGGGTGGTAAGTAAGCAGGTAAATTCTACCTGAGGTCCCCAAGTCTTTCACATGTAACAAGTTCCCACACTAAAATCATGACACAAGGTATGGAATATGCAAGTTTTACTATATCTCCCCATCTCCACCTcaatgttaccggggttcccatatcttaacaaaaacattgaataCACATGTGGTGACATTCTATTACTGTGTAATACATACCATGTCCAAGTTCATAATGTAAAAACCTATCAAAGAGTTCATGGCTAATTGGACTCCTTTCAGGAGATGCATAGGGAAGGACGTCTTCATGTGCAACATAATCTAACCCTAATGATgaacacaaagaaaacaaatcaGTGACAATAGATTTAGAGAAAAAAGAacatatgaatatttcaaaccaGTAATAAGAAAGCATTATCTTTCTATCTGTAACACTCACACTGATCAGTGGATGAACATCTCTGTCTGAGAGACAACCATAAATTTACAATTCAATTAAAACAAATGATTAGTTTACATCCTGTCAACAGTCGtccgtgccttttttgctatgttCCATCTAAATCAAAGTTGTCGTCTCGCTCCGTAACACTGAATACTAATgtgtactgataggaactgcgattgcCAAGGCACGAACGTGCCTTCGGAACTCGCTGATCAGTAcatggttatagtattgctccggatcggagtgaggcaacgactttagttttagataatacgtagcaaaaaggcacgaacaACTGTCAACAGTCTACATAAATCTATATGTATCTGTTAGTGTTACACAGTCTTTTGGTGAATACTTtccattttagctgtacttgTTTGACCAGATGCAGGTCAAACAAGTAAAGATGTCTCTTACACGTTATGCCTGAGAAACGGACATATGTAAAGTACAAAATATGTCTACTCTAAACATATGTAGTACGACATGTACACCATTGCAAGTCACAATTCTTGTTGCagcaatacatttttttcattgactATGTCCTGGAACTTTAATAATAACCTTTATTCAAATAATTCGGAAATTTTGTTGAATCGTCACCACAGGAGCAGCGCCccagtgttgaagaagcaggaggaaactgcTGGAGTATCTGGGGAAAACCTGAGTTGTtcagcagggtcaaactgagcatcacccttcttacatacagacctggttaaactTTAGTCAAACCCAGCCGATGCTTGGCAAgttcgaacccaggctgcagagcTAActgctcggccaccgacaaccttTTAGTGAGGCTTTACAGTGTAGCTACAACACTCAATGTAGACTTTGATAGTCTATTAGTTAACAAAGGTGAAATTTACCTGGTATTGCATAGAGTGATCTACTATTATCTTGGTTGCCAAGAAAGGTTACAGCTTCAGTTTGCGCCCTCTACAAGTGGaaacaaacacaagaaaaacattgaaaacaatgcGATACAATAAAAGTCGTTAGCTAGTTTGCCCATGGCACTGAGCTATAACCGTGCTAGCGCTTGTCTACTATGATAACTGCCGCAGTCATACTTCCAGTGCTGTGGGCAGGCTAGCTTATGGATCACAAATGGCTTTTATCCTGACCGTGCCCTTTGTGCTCTGGGAACAACAGTATGGAAATCAATGAAAGCCAGACAAATCACTGGAAATATTAGTACAACAAAGAGACTACAGACAGAAATTATATCTATTGTCTATCTATTGTTCTATATTTCACAGTGTCAATCACACCACACAGCATGTACAATGATATCCAATGTATGTTTGCATATGTAAAAGTACTACTGTATATAATTTCCTTGTACTGTTATACATAGTATCCCCACTGCATCTAATGGTGCAATGATACACTTTgtatagtctatcagctagccctcggatgttcttccgataaaatacgacacacagccgaacaacgctatcgaggatggaacatccgaggtctagcgaatgtcatcaggatataaataactgccaatcagagaaccgtattagcgacaagcacaaacagaggacaatagctaaattttcatgcatattcatcttaaggaggggcttgtataaataaccaccaatgtgttaactgaaatgtgtgaatgacaatgtctacacactcatcaaactcacaattaccataaaccgataagccatagtaatgacataaatgtgtttgtcaacacttgcatgcagagattccccgaggtcataggttattgaatatattaaagtatatatatgcatagatggcccaacccaccactcaatgtaatctcaatggaatgtccggtctgaaaatgacattcgctagactgttcgggcaagccctcacatgcgaacttcgttcgcttatagttatagcatcgaaagaaagcctgaacgtctagcagcaagactacactTTGTACTACTTAGATTCTGAACGTCACAACTGTAGAGTTATTCTACTTCTCTATGATACCTAAGTAGGAGAACTGACATAATGCAGAATACTGCAAACATATAGTGAACATGGCATTTCTCAAACAAGTCTATGATTACAATCAATTGTCTGTGAGAATGTACTTACGAGATGGACAATCTCTAGAGTCTATGAATACTTGGTAAATAAATTGATTGTCTGGGAGACTCAGAatgtacttacaatatatgGACAATCTCTAGAGTCTATTAATACTTggtaaattgattgattgtctgTGAGAATGTACTTACAATAAATGGACAATCTCTAGAGTCTATTAATACTTGGTAATAAGTATGAGTTCTACCACGGACTTCTTTGTTGCCTGACTGAATAGGTTCACCTCCACTGTCTGTAAATCTACAAAAAAACAGTCACATAAAAAATTCTTGTTACcatgacaaatttgcataaacatgtaatatatatatatatatataacatagaaTTTAGAGGATTACTTAAACATGGAATGTTCAACTGGCAATGACAATTTAcagactacatacatgtacatacacttggtattggggtgggggtgggggtgggggtgagggtggggcCAGACTGGATTATTTTAAGTGACTAATAGATATTCAGCTGGTAGACTGACAGCTATTAAACCAATTTACAAGTCACATGAATAGAACAGTTCTGGCAACTTTTTAAACTAACTTCATCTCACAAGCACTTCCACATTGGGTAAATATTAACATGCACAAAATTCAAGATTTCAAAAAATATCTGCAAAGTATCAGGACTAGAAATCATCTAAATCTCAATGTACTAACACAATAAAATCTCTAAAATTTCATCACATTACTCAAGAACATTGGgtctaaatgaaatacaaaaatatcaatGGCCCAACAAAGTTATAAATAGCTACACGTAATGTTTTGAGTCTAAACATAGGTTATTTATCCCTGTCAAAGTTGGAACGCAAGCAAAACATACAAGATTATGACATCAGagtcacacaaaaaataaatttgaaaacagtttGAAAAGCAGGTCCTAGAGTTCTTCAGATGCACAAAAAAATCTCTTATTTTGGGAGGTGACCATAACTTACTTGTCATCTTTACTAGCACCAATATCTCTATCGTAGAGTCTTGCTAACCAGGGAAATAAAATTATACCACGGTAACCAAATACTTTATGAAGAAACAActgaaaatagaaaagaaaagttaaaaaaaaaatctaatttgcTAATATTAATAAGTACAAATAAGAAGAGTATAGTGTTCCTGCTAAGGTTGGGAAGCTTGGTAAAAGAAAAGGTAAAAGTGGTAGTGTTTCCTATAAAATCTATCATGCTTTTGTTTGGGAATGCCAGTAGAATGACATGggaattgtgtggttccaattacggtcaattttagaataggtggggtaggtagattttttttttttcccatGTGCACTAAGAGTCTActtcagatagttatgttttctgttgttttctgtatggcctctgtgttattggtttcttctcatcagatgtaaagccattacagattggcagaacagttttatattgtctttttaagttgatgtcagtttccgcacccactatttgtCACAAGATTTcccaattttcatgattttatcattttttccttgaatatgtaaaaaaagtttagggttggcagtgaaaaactaggtggcgTCGGGTACtggaacaaaacaattttttttaggcatTAGCAAAAAGCATTGGAGTGAGtatcataaatgtatttgtgaGTGTGTAGCCTATCTGTAGATTAGTTAAAGAGTGTTGTAGTCTAAGCTTGATAATTACTTGCGGCAGTTGCGGTTGACAAAATCAAAACAGGAAGAAGCATACAGATGGAGTATCCTACTAACTTACAATATGATTGTACAAGCTACATTCACTTGCTCAAGGCATAAATATGCAATCTTTTAAAATACTGAAGGTGACTGCGTTTTGTATTTCTTCTTCATTGGCCAACAATCTAGACACCAATTCTCTTTAGTCACAGTGATGTAgcaattttacaattttgtatGTGGTGTATTCAAATTATTAGTCTACAAAGTAGTTCCAATATGACCgtgttacaatttacactatTATCTTCACATATTATGTCTTGCCAAAGTCGTTATGCTAGCACAAAAATATGTGCGTTCACATCAATGTGACAACGTTATCGCGCCTCCGtgtgattttagtttagtaCAGCTGTAATAATTAAattttaatgagcaattgtctgaaggaagtaaaccaattacaactgcctgtcaatttgtgatggattactactgacatgtgctgttTACCCTTCACCCTGCATGGGGTTTAGCCAGATTAATACTAAAATGTCTGACTTTGACTAAACGTAATGTGTGAcgataatgtagtgtaaatctTATaatggaactagactatcaaattacTGCCAAGGGAGAagtgcaatgtacatgtatattctctCCTTAGTAAggtatgtatacacatttgGTTGTGAACTCACCTGTCCTGTAATGTATTTTCCTTGTTCTTTGGGCTGCTCTAATTTACCAACAGTTTCAAGCCTCCTGTAAAGCAATATACACCAAATATTAATTGTGATGCAAAACTTATACTGGTCTAAGGTCATAGGTCAAGAAGATGTCAGATAAATGGGTAAAGTACACAAACTGAGTTGAGTGTACTGAGGTCAAGATGGCTTTATGCTGAGGTCAAGGTACAGACAGTGACTGAGTGAGTCAAGATGACTTTGCACTGAGATCAAGATGAATGTAGTGAAGGTGACCGTAATATCTGAGATTGAGATGACCATGATACATGGCTGCAGTTAAGCTGGGCATGGAGGTCACGATGGCtagttagctgcaataattgtagcgtttgctgtgattttgaggttttttttctgctgtttttgtgctttttgtcattctgatttttaactggaagcaaacactacaattcctgtaacgtaaatgcaaatagacggaagcgattcagatctgaatcgcaaagttgggcaAATAGATGAGATCATGCTGAATACATGAGTGAGTTGTCAGCACACTACCCGTTTCACAATGCTGCATACGTTGCTACTTTTGCGATTTTGATgggattggggtacctctgaacatttcttgggtcttgaaggctccatTATTAATGTTGGAGTTAGAAAATGTCCAATTTTTTGGCAGGTATGGCATAATTTAGCAGGAAAATTCACCCATAATAGACCTCTTGGCTCCACTGATATAAGATAACACCTATGTTTgagcctgggattgaaacccaggTCTTTAATTTAACCCAGTACACCATGTGGAGATAGGAAGGACCTGGGAGTACACTAAACCATGCCATTGTCATCAATGCAAACTGATTTGTAGTCAGTGTTACAGAGGTTCCCATTGTTATAACAAATGGGCCTAAACCCTCACGATTACAGAGAATGTATTATTGGAAACCAGAACTTCAGAAGAAGTTTGAATCTGACGTCACAGGCTTGTGTACTtaataatactacatgtatcatgagAGCAATCTGAACGTAACACTTTGTCGACCCATACACATTCTTGCTCAAATTTTTCCCTGTCTGCAAAACTGGTAGTAAATAGTTTTCATTCTCACATTTATTGTGATAGATattttcacacaattttcaattttgtagtTAACAAAAAGTTGAAGAGTGTTCCTGAGTTTTGATGACCTTGAGACCTATGAATTATACGCAAGATGACCGGGCCAAGATAAAACCAAACAGTTATAAAACTATGCCGACAAGTTACTGCGACACAGGGGTCAATAAAATGTGGAGTGAGATAAAAAGACGACCATGAAATAGCGAAGTAAACAGTTTAGCTCTGCATCTGTAAATTTAGTCAATCATAAAATGTCGTTTGCTCGGAGACATGTCACGAGCAAAGTGAAACGGTACACATTTGGACCACGCCAGTGCAAAGCCTGCCTTACCTCTGGGAAAATGTTCGTTTCCATACCCTATTTGACACTGAGATGACTAACAATGCATCAGTTTTTCTACATGACGTGCGAAGAAGTGGAAACAGCATGTTCTTCGCCAATGTGTGAACCGACGACGTCGCCATCTTTAATTTTCTCGTGAACCTCGCTTTGAGGCTGATAAAGGTCGCCCTCTTTAGACTCGCCTAGATATTTTCATTCTCTTATCTTTCTGTAAAAAAGTTTTGAATGTACCCATCATTTATTTTCTTAAACAAATCCTTTGCCAATAATTCTTGGGGACTATTAAATataactgaatacatttatTTCGAGGGGGGGTGCATTTGACTTTATGTCATTAATATAATTAACATTATTGTTTTATAGTATCACTTTctttaattttcacattttcaagtacatgtagcaCATAGTAAAAATAGAATAAGCATCAACTTCATCAGAACGTTTATATCATTTTCAAGTATATAAAAAATAGATTTTCATTCACGTTGTTAAACAGTAACTTAGGTTTCTTTGCCCGTTGTTTTCTCtcgaattaaaaaaaaaaatgtttcagtctGCTGCCATGGGCGCGCGCCTTCCATCATGACCATGGGGAATTTAATTTTTCAGGGACGTATATTCGTATAAACATATTATAAGTCCCTGGTGCTAGTGACAGATCTACACTTCGAGGGAAAATCGGACTGGGGGAAAATGGGTATGTGGCATGACGTGTTCGAGTAAACGGAAATCAAGGCACAACATTCGGATATCAGTGGATATGCAGCAACACAGAATCTGAAAGTGTCACGGTCAACATTCTCGTATGAAGAACGCCGCCACCAACAGTTCACGACGCACATATATATCCCtgatatatatagtacagaGGTTTAGATGCTGGTTTATAATGCTCCCGTAGGGGTACGcgttctaacgtgtatctaaacctctctagcATGACGTGTTTACGTTAACGTTGTATTCCTGGCCTGCAAATGTAATTCCAGCCACAGCACTACACATATCAATGCAAGTCAGAACTAGAATTCACTAATGTCACGGTCAAAGTCTCGTACCAGGCCATAAttgaagagcgccaccaacagTTCGATACGCATAAACCAGAACGTCAGCATTTTAGAAGTTTGGAACATTTTAATTCCACCACAGAACGGCATCGAtgtttttgaaaacaacaatatagaGACACAATGTGTTGTAAAACTCTTCTAAAAATTATCAGTTTAAGTGGCTATACCCTAGTCATTGTCGTGTACCTTTGGAAAAGAAATCAAGAGCGCCGATTGGAATCAAGAATCGATGATCTATCTGCCAAGTTACTCTCCAAAAATGACGAAAAGAAGAAACTTATCCGAGAGATGGAATGTCTTGGCGAACAAGTTGACAACCTTAAA from Glandiceps talaboti chromosome 18, keGlaTala1.1, whole genome shotgun sequence includes:
- the LOC144448962 gene encoding polymerase delta-interacting protein 2-like, whose product is MLFPLLRTSCRKTDALLVISVSNRVWKRTFSQRRLETVGKLEQPKEQGKYITGQLFLHKVFGYRGIILFPWLARLYDRDIGASKDDKFTDSGGEPIQSGNKEVRGRTHTYYQVLIDSRDCPFIRAQTEAVTFLGNQDNSRSLYAIPGLDYVAHEDVLPYASPERSPISHELFDRFLHYELGHDPPFTAKETLRAWQEKNHPWLELSDVHRETTESVRVTVIPFYMGCRESQNSHVYWWRYCIRLENLGDETVQLRERHWRIFSLSGTLETVRGRGVVGQEPTLSKDQPAFQYSSHVSLQAPSGHMWGTFRMEKSDGRTFDCRIPPFSLESKHDGSSSPHGYFG